The following proteins are encoded in a genomic region of Streptomyces gobiensis:
- a CDS encoding TerD family protein, whose amino-acid sequence MGVSLSKGGNVSLTKEAPNLTAVMVGLGWEARSTTGADFDLDASALLTNAQGKVASDQDFVFFNNLKSPDGSVEHQGDELVGGTGTTDDEVIKVNLATVPPQIQKVVFPVSIYDAETRQQSFGQVRNAYIRVVNQADGSELARYDLTEDASTETAMVFGELYRHGAEWKFRAVGQGYASGLRGIAQDFGVNV is encoded by the coding sequence GTGGGAGTCAGCCTCAGCAAGGGCGGCAACGTCTCACTGACGAAGGAAGCCCCGAACCTGACCGCCGTCATGGTGGGCCTGGGCTGGGAGGCCCGCTCCACCACCGGTGCGGACTTCGACCTGGACGCCAGCGCGCTGCTCACCAACGCGCAGGGCAAGGTCGCCAGCGACCAGGACTTCGTCTTCTTCAACAACCTCAAGAGCCCCGACGGCTCTGTTGAGCACCAGGGTGACGAGCTGGTCGGCGGTACCGGCACCACCGACGATGAGGTCATCAAGGTGAACCTCGCCACCGTGCCACCGCAGATCCAGAAGGTCGTCTTCCCGGTGTCGATCTACGACGCCGAGACCCGGCAGCAGAGCTTTGGCCAGGTCCGTAACGCTTACATCCGGGTGGTCAACCAGGCCGATGGTTCGGAGCTGGCGCGCTATGACCTGACTGAGGATGCGTCCACGGAGACCGCGATGGTGTTCGGCGAGCTGTACCGGCACGGTGCGGAGTGGAAGTTCCGTGCGGTGGGGCAGGGCTATGCGTCGGGTCTGCGGGGTATTGCGCAGGATTTCGGCGTCAACGTCTGA
- a CDS encoding peroxiredoxin encodes MAIEVGTKAPDFELKNQHGEAVKLSDYRGAKNVVLLFYPFAFTGVCTGELCALRDELPTFVNDDVQLLAVSNDAPFSLRVFAEQENLQYPLLSDFWPHGEVSRAYGVFDEEKGCAVRGTFVIDKEGVVRWTVVNGLPDARDLNDYAQALKGL; translated from the coding sequence ATGGCGATCGAGGTCGGCACCAAGGCTCCGGACTTTGAGCTGAAGAACCAGCACGGCGAAGCCGTCAAGCTCTCCGACTACCGCGGTGCGAAGAACGTCGTCCTGCTCTTCTACCCCTTCGCCTTCACCGGCGTGTGCACCGGGGAGCTCTGCGCCCTGCGCGATGAGCTCCCCACGTTCGTCAACGACGATGTACAGCTGCTCGCGGTCTCCAACGACGCCCCGTTCTCGCTGCGCGTATTCGCCGAGCAGGAGAACCTTCAGTACCCGCTGCTGTCGGACTTCTGGCCGCACGGCGAGGTCTCCCGCGCCTATGGGGTCTTCGATGAGGAGAAGGGGTGTGCGGTGCGCGGCACCTTCGTCATCGACAAGGAGGGCGTGGTGCGCTGGACCGTTGTCAACGGGCTGCCCGACGCCCGCGACCTGAACGACTACGCGCAGGCCCTGAAGGGCCTGTAG